The following proteins are encoded in a genomic region of Burkholderia gladioli:
- a CDS encoding chlorinating enzyme: MQKRFHLSEEEKKFFYENGYAGPFTLYEPEEMTRVWEEVRMDLLDTTNAAFPNSKLNYDRHLDMPNLNRMISHPAIVDRISSILGPDVLSWRTEWFPKYPGDEGTDWHQAESFVEFEGTEKLEPTAAEEGRPWELTAWVAMSEATKANGCLKLMPGSHRTWYFDEKRNIPFEPENFNQRVLDDGQKSGFYGYDYEKLKLDPKWKPDEARAVHMEVKPGQFFIFTSRCMHGSNPNSTKDSVRFGWATRFVPTHVKVYSGQDSFHHFGEVLPLDRYSTVLVAGEDRYGHNRVTRPLAAKAAATA, from the coding sequence ATGCAGAAGCGTTTCCATCTGTCCGAGGAAGAAAAGAAGTTCTTTTACGAGAACGGTTATGCCGGCCCGTTCACGCTCTACGAGCCGGAGGAGATGACGCGCGTGTGGGAGGAGGTCCGCATGGACCTGCTGGACACCACCAACGCCGCCTTCCCGAACAGCAAGCTGAACTACGACCGGCACCTCGACATGCCGAACCTGAATCGCATGATCAGCCACCCGGCGATCGTCGACCGGATCTCCAGCATCCTCGGGCCGGACGTGCTGAGCTGGCGCACCGAGTGGTTTCCGAAGTACCCCGGCGACGAGGGCACCGACTGGCACCAGGCCGAGAGCTTCGTCGAGTTCGAGGGCACCGAGAAGCTGGAGCCCACCGCGGCCGAGGAAGGCCGGCCCTGGGAGCTGACCGCCTGGGTGGCGATGAGCGAGGCCACCAAGGCCAACGGCTGCCTGAAGCTGATGCCGGGCAGCCACCGCACCTGGTACTTCGACGAGAAGCGCAACATCCCCTTCGAGCCGGAGAACTTCAACCAGCGGGTGCTCGACGACGGCCAGAAGTCCGGCTTCTACGGCTACGACTACGAGAAGCTCAAGCTCGACCCGAAGTGGAAGCCCGACGAGGCGCGCGCCGTGCACATGGAGGTCAAGCCGGGCCAGTTCTTCATCTTCACCTCGCGCTGCATGCACGGCTCGAACCCGAACTCGACCAAGGATTCGGTGCGCTTCGGCTGGGCCACGCGCTTCGTGCCGACCCACGTGAAGGTGTACTCGGGCCAGGACTCGTTCCACCACTTCGGCGAGGTGCTGCCGCTCGATCGCTACTCCACGGTGCTGGTGGCCGGCGAGGATCGCTACGGCCATAACCGCGTGACCCGGCCGCTCGCCGCGAAAGCGGCGGCCACGGCCTGA
- a CDS encoding cupin domain-containing protein, giving the protein MTGLNPQGQGHWEGIEREVLTPDIERQVVNGDALMMARLFLKKGAFVATHSHPNEQFTLILSGRLLFRYGERLEHEAEVGPGGILHLPANLPHNALCLEDAVDLDIFTPPRADWLEPDGNRYFAGARA; this is encoded by the coding sequence ATGACAGGACTCAATCCGCAAGGCCAGGGCCACTGGGAGGGCATCGAGCGCGAGGTGCTGACGCCCGACATCGAGCGGCAGGTGGTGAACGGCGACGCGCTGATGATGGCCCGGCTGTTCCTGAAGAAGGGCGCCTTCGTGGCCACCCATTCGCATCCGAACGAGCAGTTCACGCTGATCCTCTCGGGGCGCCTGCTGTTCCGCTACGGCGAGCGGCTCGAACACGAGGCCGAGGTGGGCCCCGGCGGCATCCTGCACCTGCCGGCCAACCTGCCCCACAACGCGCTGTGCCTGGAGGATGCCGTCGATCTCGACATCTTCACGCCGCCGCGCGCCGATTGGCTGGAGCCCGACGGCAACCGCTACTTCGCGGGCGCCAGGGCCTGA
- a CDS encoding amino acid adenylation domain-containing protein — MEQPGHIVHAIQTHALGTPYRPALTDSRDDFSYAELDSFSTRFALRLQSYGCAPGDRVVMAASRRALLVAAIVGSFKAGCVHVPLDPKMPAERLRYILNDIAPALVIVDDELEAEARAVLPGAIPVLRLADLERLRDHDEATPSDACVRALPLPELDGSATAYCIYTSGSTGRPKGVLINHRSIVDFFEGTREVYDVKMASRCASFSPLHFDVYLMDMLFPLAQGAHLYVHDDVIVPDIMLDALVAHDVTHFSAWGMMLGLIAQAEGFEAARLPALRRILTGTDVPDIKTIQRWLRKTPGMQVINAYGPTEVTCASTAHLIGEIEPERRTLYPIGKPLAHVRVLLVGEDGRAIDAPHVPGELLIGGSQVMEGYWHLPEETAARLLRIDGVPFYRTGDLCHWLEDGSLFYQGRRDNEIKLGGYRIHLNEIQRVINSVPHVHASEIVLLDTRHGEKVLAAGVLFEQGRPVDAERQTDTIRQRLAGELPAYMVPRHLAVLDRFPQLSSGKTDRKALLSILQQRINASHQEEVNS, encoded by the coding sequence ATGGAGCAGCCAGGACACATCGTTCACGCGATCCAGACCCACGCGCTCGGCACGCCGTATCGACCGGCGCTGACCGACAGCCGCGACGATTTCAGCTATGCCGAACTCGACAGCTTCAGCACGCGTTTCGCGCTGCGCCTGCAGTCCTACGGCTGCGCGCCGGGCGATCGCGTGGTGATGGCGGCGAGCCGCCGTGCGCTGCTGGTGGCGGCCATCGTCGGCAGCTTCAAGGCCGGCTGCGTGCACGTGCCGCTCGATCCCAAGATGCCCGCCGAGCGGCTGCGCTACATTCTCAACGACATCGCGCCGGCATTGGTGATCGTCGACGACGAGCTGGAGGCCGAGGCGCGCGCGGTGCTGCCCGGCGCCATTCCGGTGCTGCGCCTGGCCGACCTGGAGCGGCTGCGCGACCACGACGAGGCCACCCCCAGCGACGCCTGCGTGCGCGCGCTGCCGCTGCCCGAGCTGGACGGCTCGGCCACCGCCTACTGCATCTACACCTCGGGCTCGACCGGGCGGCCCAAGGGCGTGCTGATCAATCATCGCAGCATCGTCGATTTCTTCGAGGGTACGCGCGAGGTGTACGACGTGAAGATGGCCTCGCGCTGCGCCAGCTTCTCGCCGCTGCACTTCGACGTCTACCTGATGGACATGCTGTTCCCGCTCGCGCAGGGGGCCCACCTGTACGTGCACGACGACGTGATCGTGCCGGACATCATGCTCGACGCGCTGGTGGCGCACGACGTCACCCACTTCTCGGCCTGGGGCATGATGCTGGGCCTGATCGCCCAGGCCGAGGGTTTCGAGGCGGCGCGCCTGCCGGCCTTGCGCCGGATCCTGACCGGCACCGACGTGCCCGACATCAAGACCATCCAGCGCTGGCTGCGCAAGACGCCCGGCATGCAGGTGATCAACGCCTACGGGCCCACCGAGGTGACCTGCGCGTCCACCGCCCACCTGATCGGCGAGATCGAGCCCGAGCGCCGCACGCTCTACCCGATCGGCAAGCCGCTGGCCCACGTGCGCGTGCTGCTGGTGGGCGAGGACGGCCGCGCGATCGACGCGCCCCACGTGCCCGGCGAGCTGCTGATCGGCGGCAGCCAGGTGATGGAGGGCTACTGGCACCTGCCCGAGGAAACCGCCGCGCGGCTGCTGCGCATCGACGGCGTGCCCTTCTATCGCACCGGCGACCTCTGCCACTGGCTCGAGGACGGCAGCCTGTTCTACCAGGGCCGCCGCGACAACGAGATCAAGCTCGGCGGCTATCGCATCCATCTCAACGAAATCCAGCGGGTCATCAACAGCGTGCCGCACGTGCACGCCAGCGAGATCGTGCTGCTCGACACGCGCCACGGCGAGAAGGTGCTGGCCGCCGGCGTGCTGTTCGAGCAGGGCAGGCCGGTCGACGCCGAGCGGCAGACCGACACGATCCGGCAGCGCCTCGCGGGCGAGCTGCCGGCCTACATGGTGCCGCGCCATCTGGCGGTTCTCGACCGGTTTCCGCAGCTCTCGTCGGGAAAGACGGATCGCAAGGCGCTTCTGTCGATATTGCAGCAACGCATCAACGCAAGCCACCAGGAGGAAGTCAATTCATGA
- a CDS encoding LysE family translocator has translation MLLEAALMKMVMYVSLVLVVPGPTNTLLLSSGLKVGLRGTWPLVIAEALGYTVAISVWGFFLCTFAATRPWLYDAVKLASSAYIFYLAVKMWTRSRVMEDLSIRPISFRDQFVATLMNPKALLFASTLFPIEAFRSSQVYFTAFALFLVVLAPIGLGWSCLGGLITSRRAWAERTSTLLRGASLVLLMFSGTLMYSILKS, from the coding sequence GTGCTGCTCGAAGCCGCGCTGATGAAGATGGTGATGTACGTGTCCCTGGTGCTGGTGGTGCCGGGGCCGACCAATACGCTGCTGCTGTCCTCGGGGCTGAAGGTGGGCCTGCGCGGAACCTGGCCGCTGGTGATCGCCGAGGCGCTCGGCTATACCGTGGCGATCTCGGTGTGGGGCTTCTTCCTCTGCACCTTCGCGGCCACCCGGCCCTGGCTCTACGACGCGGTGAAGCTGGCCAGCTCGGCCTACATCTTCTACCTGGCCGTGAAGATGTGGACCCGCAGCCGCGTGATGGAGGACCTGTCGATCCGCCCGATCAGCTTCCGCGACCAGTTCGTGGCCACGCTGATGAACCCCAAGGCGCTGCTGTTCGCCAGCACGCTGTTCCCGATCGAGGCCTTCCGTTCCTCGCAGGTCTACTTCACCGCGTTCGCGCTGTTCCTGGTGGTGCTGGCGCCGATCGGCCTGGGCTGGTCCTGCCTGGGCGGGCTGATCACCTCGCGGCGCGCCTGGGCCGAGCGCACCTCCACCCTGCTGCGCGGCGCCTCGCTGGTGCTGCTGATGTTCTCGGGGACGCTGATGTACTCGATCCTCAAGAGCTGA
- a CDS encoding thioesterase II family protein: MAGAEMARPRSDWLLPGAGQPRPAGGPAPRARLVCFHYAGSGASMFAPWAAALPDEVELLAVQLPGRETRLDEPLRHAMEEVAPPLAEALAPWLDLPYAMFGHSTGALIAFDVARRLRRRALPLPRVLIASAQNAPDVKPPVIRHVLDDAAFVEVLRGCRGTPEAILDDPVLLDLLLPRIRADGAVFETYRYLEEAPLDCPIVLFHGTRDAMVDEAGLARWARETRGGFRRREFGGGHFFVHEQQAAVLDEINRELAVLLDEPSALPIG, encoded by the coding sequence ATGGCCGGCGCCGAGATGGCCAGGCCCCGTTCCGACTGGCTGCTGCCCGGCGCCGGCCAGCCCCGGCCGGCCGGGGGCCCCGCGCCGCGCGCGCGGCTGGTGTGCTTCCACTACGCGGGCAGCGGCGCCTCGATGTTCGCGCCGTGGGCGGCGGCCCTTCCCGACGAGGTGGAGCTGCTGGCCGTGCAGCTGCCGGGCCGCGAGACCCGGCTCGACGAGCCGCTGCGCCACGCGATGGAGGAGGTCGCGCCGCCGCTGGCCGAGGCGCTCGCGCCCTGGCTGGACCTGCCCTACGCGATGTTCGGGCACAGCACCGGCGCGCTGATCGCCTTCGACGTGGCGCGGCGCCTGCGCCGGCGCGCGCTGCCGCTGCCGCGCGTGCTGATCGCCTCGGCGCAGAACGCGCCGGACGTGAAGCCGCCGGTGATCCGCCACGTGCTCGACGACGCGGCCTTCGTGGAGGTGCTGCGCGGCTGCCGCGGCACCCCCGAGGCGATCCTCGACGATCCGGTGCTGCTCGACCTGCTGCTGCCGCGCATCCGCGCCGACGGCGCGGTGTTCGAGACCTACCGCTACCTCGAGGAGGCGCCGCTCGACTGCCCGATCGTGCTGTTCCACGGCACGCGCGACGCGATGGTCGACGAGGCGGGGCTGGCACGCTGGGCCCGCGAGACGCGCGGCGGGTTCCGGCGCCGCGAGTTCGGCGGCGGCCACTTCTTCGTCCACGAGCAGCAGGCGGCGGTGCTGGACGAGATCAACCGGGAGCTGGCCGTGCTGCTCGACGAGCCCAGCGCCCTTCCTATCGGATGA
- a CDS encoding RraA family protein, with product MTQWNTDEELFALLRAELATCPLSDVLEQLGFGHPMLPPEIRPLSPGMVMVGRAMPVQDDPPVPHGGLRRFDAKPFGLLFESIEALRPGEVYIASGGPVDAARIGDLLSARVKKIGAAGVVLNARVRDANAIGELGLPVFSRGTYAYGLQGRHNVVDYRCSIQVGQVRVRPGDLLFGDNDGVCVIPREVEREAVTRALAKNRLERKVREAVGAGRSVVDAFNEYSVM from the coding sequence ATGACGCAATGGAATACGGATGAGGAGCTGTTCGCGCTGCTGCGCGCCGAGCTGGCCACCTGCCCCTTGAGCGACGTGCTCGAGCAGCTGGGCTTCGGCCATCCGATGCTGCCGCCCGAGATCCGGCCGCTGTCGCCCGGGATGGTGATGGTGGGCCGCGCGATGCCGGTGCAGGACGATCCGCCGGTGCCGCATGGCGGCCTCAGGCGCTTCGACGCCAAGCCCTTCGGCCTGCTGTTCGAGTCGATCGAGGCGCTGCGCCCCGGCGAGGTCTATATCGCCAGCGGCGGCCCGGTGGACGCGGCGCGCATCGGCGACCTGCTCAGCGCGCGCGTGAAGAAGATCGGCGCGGCCGGCGTGGTGCTCAACGCCCGCGTGCGCGACGCCAACGCGATCGGCGAGCTGGGGCTGCCGGTGTTCTCGCGCGGCACCTATGCCTACGGGCTGCAGGGGCGCCACAACGTGGTCGACTACCGCTGCTCGATCCAGGTCGGCCAGGTGCGGGTGCGCCCCGGCGACCTGCTGTTCGGCGACAACGACGGAGTTTGCGTGATCCCGCGCGAGGTCGAGCGCGAGGCGGTGACGCGCGCGCTGGCCAAGAACCGCCTGGAGCGCAAGGTGCGCGAGGCGGTGGGCGCCGGGCGCAGCGTGGTGGATGCCTTCAACGAATACAGCGTGATGTGA
- a CDS encoding branched-chain amino acid transaminase, giving the protein MSQTSKQAGMIWKNGEMLPWERAQVHVMSHALHYGTSVFEGIRAYAIGDKAAILCGREHYERLLFSCKVARIPSPLTVEQWMAVSADTLRANGLRSAYLRPLVYRGAGPSLGLDARQHPAEALLAATPWGAYLGEEALTLGVDVQVSSWRRNGPGAASTMAKIGGQYINGQAIVMEARENGMSEGIALDGNGFVSEGSGENVFLVHRGEIFTPSVGSSILSGITRQCVMRIARDLGYTVTEASIPREMLYLADEIFFTGTAVEICPVRSVDRMPVSNGVRGPVTRAIQDRYFGIVRGTHADKWNWLTTVPVPLAGEAAAGQPARAGVAS; this is encoded by the coding sequence GTGAGCCAAACCAGCAAGCAGGCAGGCATGATCTGGAAGAACGGCGAGATGCTGCCGTGGGAGCGCGCGCAGGTGCACGTGATGAGCCATGCGCTGCATTACGGCACCAGCGTGTTCGAGGGGATCCGCGCCTACGCGATCGGCGACAAGGCGGCGATCCTGTGCGGCCGCGAGCATTACGAGCGGCTGCTTTTCAGCTGCAAGGTGGCGCGCATTCCCTCGCCGCTGACGGTCGAGCAGTGGATGGCGGTGAGCGCCGACACGCTGCGCGCCAACGGGTTGCGCAGCGCCTATCTGCGCCCGCTGGTGTATCGCGGCGCGGGGCCCTCGCTCGGGCTCGACGCGCGCCAGCACCCGGCCGAGGCGCTGCTGGCCGCCACGCCCTGGGGCGCCTACCTGGGCGAGGAGGCGCTCACGCTGGGCGTTGACGTGCAGGTCAGCAGCTGGCGCCGCAACGGCCCCGGCGCGGCCAGCACCATGGCCAAGATCGGCGGCCAGTACATCAACGGCCAGGCGATCGTGATGGAGGCGCGCGAGAACGGCATGAGCGAGGGCATCGCGCTCGACGGCAACGGCTTCGTCAGCGAGGGCAGCGGCGAGAACGTGTTCCTGGTGCATCGCGGCGAGATCTTCACGCCCTCGGTGGGCAGCAGCATCCTGAGCGGGATCACGCGGCAGTGCGTGATGCGCATCGCGCGCGACCTCGGCTACACCGTCACCGAAGCCAGCATTCCGCGCGAGATGCTCTACCTGGCCGACGAGATCTTCTTCACCGGCACCGCCGTCGAGATCTGTCCGGTGCGCTCGGTCGATCGCATGCCCGTGAGCAACGGCGTGCGCGGGCCGGTGACGCGCGCGATCCAGGACCGCTACTTCGGCATCGTGCGCGGCACCCATGCCGACAAGTGGAACTGGCTTACCACCGTGCCGGTGCCGCTGGCCGGCGAGGCGGCCGCCGGCCAGCCGGCACGCGCCGGGGTGGCCTCATGA
- a CDS encoding thioesterase II family protein produces MSAPRETPWLIPQPAPNGRPARLRLFCFHYAGATASIFRNWRAGLPDWVEPVAVQLPGREYRLAEPLVEDAQPIAAALAEEIESWLDLPFAFFGHSMGALIAFDLARRLRERGHGEPALFVASGRNAPRFRWRDAGIQALPDEPFIAAVRDYNGTPDALIDEPAMRDLWLPRLRADLTISACYRYTDAPPLACPLLVLHGTDDGLVSDEGLAGWREESRGPIRYVSYPGNHFFLHGDEARVLAELGRALAELVPSGSSGSPASPAQDAQDAQDAQDAQDAQDAARAPARVAQMMEENGR; encoded by the coding sequence ATGAGCGCGCCGCGCGAGACGCCCTGGCTGATTCCCCAGCCCGCGCCGAACGGCCGGCCGGCGCGCTTGCGGCTGTTCTGCTTCCACTACGCGGGCGCCACGGCCTCGATCTTCCGCAACTGGCGCGCGGGGCTGCCGGACTGGGTCGAGCCGGTGGCGGTGCAACTGCCGGGCCGCGAATACCGGCTCGCCGAGCCGCTGGTGGAGGACGCGCAGCCGATCGCCGCCGCGCTGGCCGAGGAGATCGAAAGCTGGCTCGACCTGCCGTTCGCCTTCTTCGGCCACAGCATGGGCGCGCTGATCGCCTTCGACCTGGCGCGGCGGCTGCGCGAGCGCGGCCACGGCGAGCCGGCGCTGTTCGTTGCCTCGGGCCGCAACGCGCCGCGTTTCCGCTGGCGCGACGCGGGCATCCAGGCGCTGCCCGACGAGCCCTTCATCGCGGCGGTGCGCGACTACAACGGCACGCCCGACGCGCTGATCGACGAGCCGGCGATGCGCGATCTGTGGCTGCCCCGGCTGCGCGCCGACCTGACCATCTCGGCCTGCTACCGCTACACGGATGCGCCGCCGCTGGCCTGCCCGCTGCTGGTGCTGCACGGCACCGACGATGGCCTGGTCAGCGACGAGGGGCTGGCCGGCTGGCGCGAGGAGAGCCGCGGGCCGATCCGCTACGTGTCTTATCCCGGCAACCACTTTTTCCTGCACGGCGACGAGGCGCGCGTGCTGGCCGAACTCGGCCGCGCGCTGGCCGAGCTGGTGCCGTCCGGATCGTCCGGATCGCCGGCATCGCCCGCGCAGGACGCGCAGGACGCGCAGGACGCGCAGGACGCGCAGGACGCGCAGGACGCGGCTCGCGCTCCGGCGCGCGTCGCCCAAATGATGGAGGAGAACGGCAGATGA
- a CDS encoding acyl carrier protein gives MKTVDILIQVLENVIGAKHVTPETRFLDIGGNSLNLVEVLKQLKAKLGITPPPRLFFDRTRSTVAELAAATDALREASRSPAEAAG, from the coding sequence ATGAAGACCGTAGATATCTTGATCCAAGTGCTGGAGAACGTGATCGGCGCGAAGCACGTGACGCCCGAGACGCGCTTTCTCGACATCGGCGGCAATTCGCTGAACCTCGTCGAAGTGCTCAAGCAGCTCAAGGCGAAGCTCGGCATCACGCCGCCGCCGCGGCTGTTCTTCGACCGCACGCGCTCGACCGTCGCCGAGCTGGCCGCGGCCACCGACGCGCTGCGCGAGGCCAGCCGCAGCCCCGCCGAGGCGGCCGGCTGA
- the dmpG gene encoding 4-hydroxy-2-oxovalerate aldolase, whose product MNLISDATLRDGNHAIRHQLGREQIADYARAANAAGIDIVEVGHGNGLGGSSCLLGQTPIDDVLMLETARAALTTSWLGVHFIPGLGKATDIELAIEAGVDVVRVATHCTEANVSRRFIEQTRRAGRVAYGVLMMSHMAPPEVLLAQARLMQDYGAQAVILMDSAGYSTPNLVREKVRLLVEALRVDVGFHAHNNLGLAVANSLVALEQGARIVDACVKGFGAGAGNTQLETLVAAMEREGHAANTSFERVTALASESEAFLSPKTPHIAAANIASGLYGLFSGYVPHIQKAALEFGVNEFELYRRLAERRLVAGQEDIITEEASRLARSPEAGGASGAGGGAAAGEVAAATASGAAGAAGAGPAARRRETAGELSA is encoded by the coding sequence ATGAACCTGATCAGCGACGCCACCCTGCGCGACGGCAATCACGCGATTCGCCACCAGCTCGGCCGCGAGCAGATCGCCGACTACGCGCGCGCGGCCAACGCGGCCGGCATCGACATCGTCGAGGTCGGCCACGGCAACGGGCTGGGCGGCTCGTCCTGCCTGCTCGGCCAGACTCCGATCGACGATGTCCTGATGCTGGAGACGGCGCGCGCGGCGCTCACCACCAGCTGGCTCGGCGTGCATTTCATCCCGGGGCTGGGCAAGGCCACCGACATCGAGTTGGCGATCGAGGCCGGCGTGGACGTGGTGCGGGTGGCCACCCACTGCACCGAGGCCAATGTCTCGCGGCGCTTCATCGAGCAGACGCGGCGCGCGGGGCGGGTGGCCTACGGCGTGCTGATGATGTCGCACATGGCGCCGCCCGAGGTGCTGCTGGCCCAGGCGCGGCTGATGCAGGACTACGGCGCGCAGGCGGTGATCCTGATGGACAGCGCCGGTTATTCGACGCCGAACCTGGTGCGCGAGAAGGTGCGCCTGCTGGTAGAGGCGCTACGCGTCGACGTGGGTTTCCACGCGCACAACAACCTCGGCCTGGCGGTGGCCAACAGCCTGGTGGCGCTGGAGCAGGGCGCGCGCATCGTCGACGCCTGCGTGAAGGGCTTCGGCGCCGGCGCCGGCAATACCCAGTTGGAGACGCTGGTGGCCGCGATGGAGCGCGAGGGGCATGCCGCGAACACCAGCTTCGAGCGCGTGACGGCGCTGGCGAGCGAGAGCGAGGCCTTCCTGAGCCCGAAGACGCCGCATATCGCCGCCGCCAACATCGCCAGCGGCTTGTACGGGCTGTTCTCCGGCTACGTGCCGCATATCCAGAAGGCCGCGCTCGAATTCGGCGTGAACGAGTTCGAGCTGTACCGGCGGCTGGCCGAGCGGCGGCTGGTGGCGGGGCAGGAGGACATCATCACCGAGGAGGCGAGCCGGCTGGCGCGCTCGCCGGAGGCAGGCGGGGCGAGTGGGGCGGGTGGTGGGGCGGCGGCCGGCGAGGTGGCAGCAGCGACAGCGAGCGGGGCCGCCGGCGCAGCCGGCGCCGGTCCGGCCGCCCGGCGCCGCGAGACGGCCGGCGAGCTGTCGGCCTGA
- a CDS encoding acetaldehyde dehydrogenase (acetylating), with the protein MKQRTPRTRVAILGSGSIGIDLMFKVKACEQFELAWVVGRNADSDGLRLARECGVATSSDGLDFMKDQVDGYDLVFDATSAAAHTIHNRFFAEAGKFAIDLTPAKLGRLCVPCINLPDTQAVQNVNLITCGGQASLPLAWALRQAVDSIDYLEVVSAIASRSAGMATRENISEYQATTEYALAKFSGAKRTKAILNINPAEPGIRMQTTLYAQARYRDFERVRERVEAMAARVREYVPGYQLVVAPLESQGRITMSLTVRGRGDYLPEYAGNLDIINCAALAVATHRHATLSTGVPS; encoded by the coding sequence ATGAAGCAGCGAACCCCACGCACCCGCGTCGCCATCCTCGGCTCGGGCAGCATCGGCATCGACCTGATGTTCAAGGTGAAGGCGTGCGAGCAGTTCGAGCTGGCCTGGGTGGTCGGCCGCAACGCCGACAGCGACGGCCTGCGCCTGGCGCGCGAATGCGGCGTCGCCACCTCGAGCGACGGGCTCGATTTCATGAAGGACCAGGTCGACGGCTACGACCTGGTGTTCGACGCCACCTCGGCCGCGGCCCACACGATCCACAACCGCTTCTTCGCCGAAGCCGGCAAGTTCGCGATCGACCTCACGCCGGCCAAGCTCGGGCGGCTCTGCGTGCCCTGCATCAACCTGCCCGACACGCAGGCGGTGCAGAACGTCAACCTGATCACCTGCGGCGGGCAGGCCAGCCTGCCGCTGGCCTGGGCGCTGCGCCAGGCGGTCGATTCGATCGACTACCTGGAGGTGGTGTCGGCGATCGCCTCGCGCAGCGCCGGCATGGCCACCCGCGAGAACATCAGCGAGTACCAGGCCACCACCGAGTACGCGCTGGCGAAGTTCAGCGGCGCCAAGCGCACCAAGGCGATCCTCAACATCAACCCGGCCGAGCCCGGCATCCGCATGCAGACCACGCTCTATGCGCAGGCGCGCTACCGGGATTTCGAGCGGGTGCGCGAGCGCGTCGAGGCGATGGCGGCCCGGGTGCGCGAATACGTGCCGGGCTACCAGCTGGTGGTGGCGCCGCTCGAGAGCCAGGGGCGCATCACCATGAGCCTGACCGTGCGCGGACGCGGCGACTACCTGCCCGAATACGCCGGCAATCTCGACATCATCAACTGCGCGGCGCTGGCGGTGGCCACGCATCGGCATGCAACCCTCAGCACGGGAGTCCCATCATGA
- a CDS encoding helix-turn-helix transcriptional regulator, whose translation MARHSALPSYLSPDPDYDDALQIRHGVVGGVRLSLVARGDAERGFVFERHRRAPGEPVSIQRLDAGERAALAAFVAHDPFAAPLANEYRAVLDALETALARAGAAPRLDEPAYASECESDAELIALMRRVTAACDAAQCFFHWFVFDEPSGEPAVHHLLVGGDPAWAQRYTGGHWYLNDPALAAAREDTRPMRGSALALPAGHWLPRHGAAHGMGSHQFHPAHRRDVATVGVLHVSTPHPPPAGEDRLCAHRRQLRGLANELLEWQVLRRRRELADTLALEPREVQALRLVARGGNARHVAEELGVGERAVYQLFSAINRKLDSEHIRVSANKARQLGLLGDGYIAER comes from the coding sequence ATGGCTCGACACTCCGCTTTGCCTTCCTATCTCTCCCCTGATCCCGATTACGACGATGCCCTGCAGATCCGGCACGGCGTGGTGGGCGGGGTTCGTCTCTCGCTGGTCGCGCGCGGCGACGCCGAACGCGGCTTCGTGTTCGAGCGGCATCGCCGCGCGCCCGGCGAACCGGTCTCGATCCAGCGTCTCGACGCGGGCGAGCGCGCGGCGCTGGCCGCCTTCGTCGCGCATGACCCGTTCGCCGCGCCGCTGGCCAACGAATATCGCGCGGTGCTCGACGCGCTCGAGACGGCTCTCGCGCGGGCCGGCGCCGCGCCGCGCCTGGACGAGCCCGCCTACGCCTCCGAATGCGAGAGCGACGCCGAGCTGATCGCGCTGATGCGGCGCGTCACGGCCGCCTGCGATGCCGCGCAATGCTTCTTCCACTGGTTCGTGTTCGACGAGCCGAGCGGCGAACCCGCCGTCCATCACCTGCTGGTGGGCGGCGATCCGGCCTGGGCGCAGCGCTACACGGGCGGCCACTGGTACCTGAACGACCCGGCGCTGGCGGCCGCGCGCGAGGACACGCGGCCGATGCGCGGCAGCGCGCTGGCGCTGCCGGCCGGCCACTGGCTGCCGCGTCACGGCGCGGCGCACGGCATGGGCAGCCACCAGTTCCACCCGGCGCACCGCCGCGACGTGGCCACCGTGGGCGTGCTGCACGTAAGCACGCCGCATCCGCCACCGGCCGGCGAGGACCGGCTGTGTGCGCATCGCCGCCAGTTGCGCGGGCTGGCCAACGAGCTGCTCGAATGGCAGGTGCTGCGCCGCCGCCGCGAGCTGGCCGACACGCTGGCGCTGGAGCCGCGCGAGGTGCAGGCGCTGCGGCTGGTGGCGCGCGGCGGCAATGCGCGTCACGTGGCCGAGGAGCTCGGCGTGGGCGAGCGCGCGGTCTATCAGCTGTTCAGCGCGATCAACCGCAAGCTCGACAGCGAGCACATCCGCGTCAGCGCCAACAAGGCGCGCCAGCTCGGCCTGCTCGGCGACGGTTATATCGCGGAGCGATAA